From Zingiber officinale cultivar Zhangliang chromosome 5B, Zo_v1.1, whole genome shotgun sequence, the proteins below share one genomic window:
- the LOC121984217 gene encoding RING-H2 finger protein ATL74-like: MVSPGLNLVMTVIGFAVSIMFIVFVCTRLICARIHLRRSRTSLPDDAARSELGIASSYSIQRGIHGLEPITVSSFPTKKFGDLPFSCGQETQCTVCLADYQEKDVLRILPFCGHNFHVICIDIWLKQHSTCPVCRISLRDSPDSKRTLQPLYCPSMRPFSPPEAFVSDPCRSQFAESGFSSSATELRRSVPPQDDYLV; the protein is encoded by the exons ATGGTCTCGCCCGGGCTTAACCTGGTGATGACAGTGATCGGATTCGCGGTGAGTATCATGTTCATAGTTTTTGTGTGCACGCGGCTCATCTGCGCGAGAATCCACCTTAGGAGATCGAGAACTTCGCTTCCTGATGACGCCGCCAGATCCGAACTTGGCATTGCCAGTTCATATTCT ATACAACGTGGGATTCATGGATTGGAACCGATTACAGTCTCTAGCTTCCCTACAAAAAAATTTGGGGATCTTCCCTTTTCATGCGGACAAGAAACACA GTGCACAGTGTGTCTTGCTGATTACCAAGAGAAGGATGTCTTGCGCATTCTCCCTTTCTGCGGGCACAATTTCCATGTTATTTGCATAGATATATGGTTGAAGCAACATTCGACATGCCCCGTCTGTAGAATTTCCTTACGAGACTCTCCTGATAGTAAACGCACGCTGCAGCCTCTCTACTGCCCTTCCATGCGACCCTTTTCTCCACCAGAAGCTTTTGTTTCTGATCCATGTCGGTCTCAGTTTGCAGAATCGGGTTTTTCTTCAAGTGCAACCGAGCTCCGGAGAAGCGTACCACCTCAAGACGACTATTTAGTCTAA